The Euphorbia lathyris chromosome 4, ddEupLath1.1, whole genome shotgun sequence genomic interval gggagaaagataaaacagctagagctcagcatgagcgaagtcagtctcaacacaagaaaaagaaatagataggctagctcagtatagactaagttaGATGTAATCCTTATGCCGTATCTATGAATTTTGCTGTGTAAACACCGACTtccatcaatatatcatatctgcatatTTTATTCCTATTcatgagttatgatatatgttaatacatgttactgtgtactaagtcattacgtatcttcaattaaatcagcttttatacttataaattttattgactaaatcaaatgctgataacatgtttgacattgtcctatgtgcttataaaacattgtctgttaagaatccattgaacaacaaattactcaacgcactctatatgattaaaccttccgctttatactgagtaaatagaatatgtttaataagctGACCTAAATCTataaactgaccttagacttactcgaattaaacctttaaatgtttagagtaaaactaagtcagtagctcaacccttacgggggagtttgccaagttataaaaggtcaactatcacgggggagctcatactgagttcctcgctgaatagttttgccaacatcaaaatgggggagtttgttgaaacacctttccacataaattttgatttgacaaaattgtttaagtataattaaaatacatattctaaacacactaagtttaaatgctttgatttattctactaatgtgtttgttcaatgttgagttaaattgtttataagacacaagaattagaaggcccaaagcccaatacggaagtcaaggcccaagtcaaacaactcagtacaactcggcccgcgtttgtcaagacgttgccgttttgaacaaaacgcaactcagcaaaaaaaggatctagaagaccttcgggaacaacttcaagatgaagctgctgagtagtctcgacaaagcgtacaagacagcagctggcaaatgaaaacttctagacaaagtatttctactttgggtaaagttcagacgacacagtatgctgtccagttgactttaccataaaaggagagacagtctgctgagctgaccgaggacagaagatacacaattctgattggccgagagctctgagcaagtcaggatgacaacgacaggtagccgtttccctccaacggttatttcgaaattcgaaatgaccgatgcccagacgtctctataaatagtgccatcagaagcttcactcaacacagaacttgatcaagccattacgctgaccaaatttctacacaagttctgcaagcaaagaagcaaagcaaaatcttacactacaattctcatatctgtgtaaaagtctagagtgattgtttcaatcgtctaaagtgtcttagcaaatctttgtataagacaaaacacttatcatttctagagatagaaaggagatgctgagtactcggttttagtactcagcgagagattaggattgagtagaggtatagaggaaggtactcttgtcatactcagttgctaagattataaaaggtttgaggctctacctttaaagagctcagtagaggattcgaaatctcggaacgtgttcccgggacaggacgtaggcttagaagaagccgaacctggataaatctgctgagtgaagtatttcttacctttaactccttatatatattgcttgcttaaaataaccaaaaactgaccaagtaaagaggtcaagttgagttgtgcgcgttgaacgtctgagctcaggaatagactctaagtgctatctcctaactcaagctaagaaactgacctagtcaccagttgactaagccagtatcttactgtttactcagcgccgctattaaaacctttttccttagaaaaagaagtctgccctaattgcaaaaaagtttaaaaagttcctaacccccccttggaactatacttgcaacctttcaagggaccaacaataagGTCCACCATTAATCACTGAATTGTAATCTTCTGCCCTTGTAAAttttatgacataatagtcattctccaGATCCGTGatggtaaccttccctttctttgcccattgggcctggatcctctgggcaaagtaaTTGAAGCTTATCCTTTTCCCAAGAACAGTGACAATTAAGGAGAGTTTCCATTTGGATCTAAGAACCCGCTTGTCTTCCGATGAAAGCCGGATAACAGGACACAAAGGGTCCTCTTACTCACCATCCTCAATATCTGAGTCAGAAACATCTCCCTCAGAAACCTCCTCGATAATGTCATCCTCAATCATGAGTtatatcttttattaatattaactctttgatctttttgtctagtttttttagatttttaactgaATATATCTTAGTTTCAGGACAGTAATAGTACGATACAAAATGACGCTagtactctgttattttctgtaTGTatgtttatgccaaatatagcggtaaaaaatctttaaaaaaatagacagaatTACCAAAGAGTTAATAGTAACAAATGATATGGatattataatgtgtttttcaaaataggagactaaacaatgtattagataaaaaaaaagaaactaataaattatttacctttttaGAAATATTGGGTAAGAGAATTTtgtattgaaaataaaatattttcaagTGTCATACTAAAAAAACAAGAAATATTGGATAAGTAGTATTTTTAGAAGGTAAAAAGAAATTGGGTATGATtcttaaaaaaatgttttaaaaatggtaaaacattTCTATCACATTCGTCGTGAATTATCagattaactaatttaaaattttctatttaCTTGTTTATttaaggaaaatattttctttcACATTAATTTTTCAGCAAATAAACCGTAACTAATTCTTTGTAACGGGTTAGACGATGTTGTGGTCATTGAACTTATATGTTTATCTTAAAAGGGTCattcaacttcaatttatcccaataaaatcactcaactttgagttttatctCAATTAGATTATTCTAATAATTTCAGTAATTTAAAAGGATTGAAATGATGATATGAGTGACATATCAgcatgagtcaactcaaatatcTGATTTTGAGACAACTGTGTACGGTGCATTTAACCATTTGTAATTCTTCATCTTGAAAAACTTAATGATCAATTTGACTTGTTGTATTTAAGTTGTGAGAATGTATACAATATCCGAAGATGTGGAAGATTGAAAACAACACTCAAATCTCAATTAATTCAAAGATCAGAAGGAATTAGCAAAACAATCCACaacaaaacaacaacaaaattgAATCCAAAAACACAAATTACAAATTAGTTTGAGGATCACAACGATCAGGACGAAAAGCCAAAGGACCAGCAGCATAAACAACAGCTTCATAATCACTTCCTCTCCTCAAAACCTTATTCTCAAACCTCAGCTCCGCACCATTAATTCCATAATTAACATTCGAAATCAACTTACAATTTTCCATCGGAGAAGAAACGAGTTTCACTTTACAAGATTGAAGAGGATGATCCAGAATACTGTGTCCAATTTTGAACCCATCGAGTTTCGCAAAGAAATATCCATTTGAATCGGTTTCGAAACCTCTGTAATAGTTTACCTGTTTCCACTGGTTTTTGCAGATCACGCTGATTTTTGAAGATGCGATTGGTTTTGCGTCGGTTAGAGACCATGAGCCGAAGTGATTGCAGCTTTGACAGTAGACCATGCCTTCGATTATTACTTCGGTTTTCTGATCTGCAAATGCTAATTGGAGAAGAAGGAGAGTGTAGAAGAAGGAGATGGCGATTTTCTGGTGATTTTTTGACATTTTGGTGTTGAGGGTTTTGGGGGTTTTGGGGGAGAGAATGAATGGTGTTTGGATTGatgatttttagagagaaatgtGGTATTTATAGAGCTCATAATATAGTTGAATCAaggcttaaaatattatttcaatTAATAACTCCAAAACTTCAACTGACATTTAAacgtttttaattatttatctattcGGTATTTTCGCTTTGATATGTAGTGGAGCgtgctttttattttttgcatttACCAAATTCTATTGAAAATATGAGATTATTCGATGGAATTGGATAAAAATATAAAGTCATTTGAaacttttgaaaattaaataatatggTTGAAGTTTTCCACAAAATATAAGTACACAAATGTGTTTCGCCCATATATTTATGTCTTTGACAAGCCACAGTTAATCATATTTATCTACGCTTAGACTATATGGAGTTTCCGAAAGTTATCTATTTTGGTCACTATGCCCCCGAATTTAAAAGACAACTCATTAGCCACGTTTCTTTTTATACAAATTTGTAATGTGGCTTTTCGAGATTATATTTCAAAATGTATATAAGTTTAAAGAGACTATTGCAAAATATGTTTTAAGAATAGgtaatttttttaaaggaaaATATCGCATTGCATACGAGAATTTAACTATATGCCAAAGTGGTCAAAATCTTAGGGTACAAAATGTATAAATTTTTGGTGCTCCTTATGAATTGGGACTATTTATCAATCGTATAATAAATCAATCACGATTCAATTTAGACATTTATTAAATCACATATAAGATGATTGTTATTCAAATAAAATGGTTGTCAATGTTGTAAAAACGAAGAAACAAATGCTTTGCGATCTTCTTAAAAGAACattagaattaaatttttattaaataaaaaaaatttaatcaaataatGACTTAAAACAAGTTTAATTATATGACTggctctattttttttatcaatatcattataaattatatttaaatattcaTTTCTACGTCattattttgtcaaattttatttttttatttggatttttaatattaatataatataaaatttaaatttttttttatatcatgaaatcaaatttataaattataatattagcaatgttgataaatatattttacaCTTATATAAATCAAACAATTGAGTATTGAGCCTTGATAAGTTATAATGTAACGTGGGCACCACTAATGCaattcaaataattaatctTAATACGTGAAGGCCATTTTccattatttttgggtaaattatagtcatggccactgaactctattcattttaacattgtgaccattgaacttcaattcttaatgataaaaccactgaactttacactttttaacattgtTGACCACTCAATGGCTCAAAAAAATCATTGAcagcctcaaaataaaaaattcaaagagttaatgatattttaaggaattTTGTgatcatttatg includes:
- the LOC136227277 gene encoding non-classical arabinogalactan protein 30, translating into MSKNHQKIAISFFYTLLLLQLAFADQKTEVIIEGMVYCQSCNHFGSWSLTDAKPIASSKISVICKNQWKQVNYYRGFETDSNGYFFAKLDGFKIGHSILDHPLQSCKVKLVSSPMENCKLISNVNYGINGAELRFENKVLRRGSDYEAVVYAAGPLAFRPDRCDPQTNL